The Mycolicibacterium monacense genome contains the following window.
AGCCGACCCCGTCGGCGCCGATCACCGCGGCCGCATCGCGTACCGATCCGTCCGACAGCGTGATGCGCACCCCGGCCGGTGTCGTGTCGATCACGCTGGCGGCGACACCGCGTTGCACTGTCCCCGGCGCCAGGGCGCCGGCCAGGATTGCGGTCAGGTCGGCCCGACGGGTCACCACCAGCGGCTCACCCAGGGCTCGCACCATCCGGTCGGCCGACGGCCTGCGCAACCACGTGCCGTCGTGCCACCGCAGCGCGCCCGCTGTCACCCGGCCACCGGAGGCGCGCACCGCGTCGCCGAGGCCGAACGCGTCGAGAGCGGCCAGCGCATTGGGCCAGATGCTGATGCCCGCACCGGCCGACGTGTCCGCCTTCTCCTCGACGACCGTGACCGGGTGGCCGATCCGCTGCAGCGCCACCGCGGTGGCCAGACCGGCGATACCCGCGCCCACGACCAGAATCTGCTGCGACATCGGTCGAACCTAACGCGCACGGTGTGCTACCTACTTGAAGTCATGCCGGACACTGTCTCGCCGTTCGCGGAGCTCGACGCCTACCTCGCACTCCCACGGGTGGCCGGGCTCGCCGTGTCTCCCGACGGGTCGCGGGTGGTGACCACGATCAGCGAGCTCGACGACAAGCGCACCGCGTTCGTCACCGCGATCTGGGAACTGGACCCCGCCGGGAGGCGCCCCGCCCGCCGCCTCACCCGCGGCGCGAAGGGGGAGCGGGCGCCGGCGTTCACCCCGGGCGGAGATCTGCTGTTCCTCGCGTCGCGCCCCACCGGGGATTCCGCCGAGGACGGGGACTCGCCGCCCGCGGCGCTGTGGCGGCTGCCCGCACAGGGCGGGGAAGCGGTCGAGGAACTCACCCCGCCCGGCGGTGTAACGTCCGTGCGCTGCGCCCGGGCCGCGGGGGTCGCGGTGGTGAGCGCGCCGATGCTGGTCTCGGCCGCCGACCTCGACGACGACAAGAGGCTGCGTGCGCTGAGAAAGGACAACAAGGTCTCCGCGGTCCTGCACAGCGGGTATCCGGTGCGCTCCTGGGATCACGACCTCGGACCCGATCAGCCGCATCTGCTCGACGCCGCCGACGGCCGCGACCTCACACCCCGACCGGGCGGCGGTCTGCGCGACGCCGCCGTCGACGTCAGCGACGACGGCAGCTTTCTCGTCACCTCCTGGCAGAACCCGTCCGCCGGGGCGGCGCTGCGCGACACCCTGGTACGCGTCGAGGTCGGCAGCGGTGAGCGCACCACGGTCGCCGACGACCCCGGGGCCGATCTGGGCCATCCGGCCATCTCCCCGGACGGCCGGATGCTGGCGTTCACCCGCGAGACGATCTCCACTCCGCTGCAGGCCCCGCGAATCACATTGTGCTGCCTGCATTTCGGTGGTGAGGTGCGCGAACTGACAGCCCACTGGGACCGGTGGCCGACATCGGTCACCTGGAGCCGCGACGGCGCGAAACTAATCGTCACCGCCGACGACAACGGCCGCGGGCCGATCTTCCTGATCGACCCGGACACCGGCGCTGTCACCAAGCTGACCGACGACGACCACACCTACACCGACGTCGTCACCGCACCCGGCGGTGTGCTCTTCGCGATCCGCCACAACTACGCCGCCCCACCGCACCCGGTGCGCATCGACCCCGACGGCACCGTCACCGTCCTGCCGACCGTCGACGCCCCGAGGCTGCCGGGCACGCTGAGCGAGATCACCGCCACCGCACCCGACGGCGCCGCCGTGCGGTCCTGGCTGGCCCTGCCCGACGGCGCCGGCGAGAACGCCCCGGCGCCGCTGCTGCTGTGGATCCACGGCGGACCGCTCGCCAGTTGGAACGCCTGGCACTGGCGGTGGAATCCGTGGCTGATGGTCGCGCAGGGCTACGCCGTGCTGCTCCCCGATCCGGCCCTGTCCACCGGCTACGGCCAGGACTTCATCCAGCGGGGCTGGGGCGCCTGGGGCGAGGCGCCCTACACGGATCTGATGGCCGCCACCGACGCGGTGACCGCCGACCCGCGCATCGACGGCACCCGCACCGCGGCGATGGGTGGGTCGTTCGGCGGATACATGGCCAACTGGATCGCCGGGCACACCGACCGGTTCGATGCGATCGTCACCCACGCCAGCCTGTGGGCGCTCGATCAGTTCGGTCCCACCACCGACGGCGCGTACTGGTGGGCGCGCGAGATGACACCCGAGATGGCCGAACGCAATTCACCGCACCTGTTCGTGGAGAACATCGCCACGCCGATGTTGGTGATCCACGGCGACAAGGACTACCGGGTGCCGATCGGCGAAGCGCTGCGGCTCTGGTACGAGCTGCTCACCAGATCGCGCCTGCCCGCCGCGGACGACGGCACCGGACCGCACCGCTTCCTCTACTACCCCTCGGAGAACCACTGGGTGCTTGCTCCCCAGCATGCGAAGCTCTGGTACCAGGTCGTCTTCGCATTCCTGGCCCGGCACGTGCTCGGGCGGGACGTCGAGCTGCCCGAACTGCTCGGGTAGCGTCGAAACCATGAGTCCCGCACAGCAGCGTGAGTTCGACATCGTCGTCTACGGAGCCACCGGATTCGTCGGGAAACTGACCGCCGAATACCTGGCCGACCACGGTGCCGGGGCCCGCATCGCGCTGGCCGGCCGCTCGCAGGACAAACTGCTCGAGGTCCGCGAGTCGCTGGGGCCGAAGGCCACCGACTGGGAGCTCATCACCGCCGACGCCTCGCAGCCGTCGACGCTCAACGCGATGGCCGCCCGCGCCCGCGTCGTCATCACCACCGTCGGGCCCTACACCAAGTACGGGCTGCCCCTGGTCGCCGCGTGCGCGGCCGCCGGCACCGACTACGCCGACCTGACCGGCGAGACGATGTTCGTCCGCGACAGCATCGACCACTACCACAAACAGGCGGTCGACACCGGCGCCCGGATCGTGCACGCCTGCGGATTCGACTCCATCCCTTCGGATCTCACCGTCTACGCATTGCACCGCAAGGTGGCCGCGGACGGGGAGGGCGAGCTCGGCGACACCAGCATGGTGGTGCGCACCCTCGCCGGCGGGGCGTCCGGGGGCACGATCGCGTCGATCTTGGAAGTCCTGAACACCGCCTCGACCGACCCCGAGGCCCGCCGGGAGATGACCGACCCCTACACGCTGTCGCCGGACCGCAGCGCCGAACCCGAACTCGGCGCCCAGCCCGACATGCGCTGGCGGCGCGGTGCGGAGATCGCGCCCGAACTGTCCGGCTACTGGACCGCGGCGTTCGCGATGGCCGGGCCGAACACCCGCATCGTCCGGCGCAGCAACGCGCTGCTGGGCTACGCCTACGGACGCAGACTCGAATACTCCGAGGTGATGAGCACCGGGCGCACACCGGTCGCACCCGCCGTCGCCGCGTTGACCACCGCGGGCAGCGCCGCCGTCATGGGTCTCGGTTCGCGCTACTTCAACCGGCTGCCGCGCAAACTCGTCGACCGGGTGCTGCCCGCGCCGGGCACCGGCCCCAGCGAGCAGACCCGCGAACGCGGGCACTACACCGTCGAGACCTACACCACGACCACCACCGGGGCGCGCTACCTCGCCCGGATGTCGCAGCGGGGTGACCCCGGTTACAAGGCCACGTCGGTGTTGCTCGGGGAGTGCGGTCTGGCGCTGGCACTGGACCGCGACAAGCTGTCCGACCTGCGCGGGGTGCTCACGCCGGCGGCGGCGATGGGTGACGCGCTGCTGGCGCGGTTCCCGGGTGCCGGTGTCTCGCTGGAGACCTCGCGACTGGCCTGAGCAGGGGTGGGACCCGGGCGGTAGGCGGTCGCGCCGCTCCCTAGAATTGACGGGTGACCGCCACCCCTGACGCACACGCCGAATCCCTGCCCAAGTCGTGGGATCCGGGGGCGGTAGAGGCTGACATCTACCAGGGCTGGGTGGAAGCCGGGTACTTCACCGCCGATCCGGACAGTGACAAGCCGGCCTATTCGATCGTGCTGCCGCCGCCGAACGTGACCGGCAGCCTGCACATGGGCCACGCGCTCGACCACACGCTGATGGATGCGCTCACCCGGCGCAAGCGGATGCAGGGGTTCGAGGTGCTGTGGCTGCCCGGGATGGACCACGCCGGGATCGCCACCCAGACGCTGGTGGAGAAGCAGCTGGCGGTCGACGGCAAGACCAAAGAGGACTTCGGCCGTGAACTGTTCATCGACAAGGTGTGGGACTGGAAGCGGGAGTCCGGCGGCACCATCGGTGCGCAGATGCGCAGGCTCGGCGACGGCGTCGACTGGAGCCGCGACCGCTTCACCATGGACGACGGGCTCTCCCGCGCGGTGCGGACCATCTTCAAGAAGCTCTACGACGCCGGTCTGATCTACCAGGCCGAACGCCTGGTCAACTGGTCGCCGGTGCTGGAGACGGCGATCAGCGACCTCGAGGTCAAGTACGAAGACGTCGAGGGTGAGCTGGTGTCGTTCCGCTACGGCTCTTTGGATGACGCACAGCCCCACATCATCGTCGCCACCACCCGCGTGGAGACGATGCTCGGCGACACCGCGATCGCCGTCCACCCCGACGACGACCGCTACCGCCACCTCGTCGGCACCTCGCTGCCGCACCCGTTCCTGGATCGTCGCATCGTCATCGTCGCCGACACCCACGTCGATCCCGAATTCGGAACCGGCGCAGTGAAAGTCACACCCGCACACGACCCCAACGACTTCGAGATCGGGCTTCGGCATTCGCTGCCGATGCCCTCGATCATGGACACGAAGGGCCGGATCGCGAACACCGACACCCAGTTCGACGGGATGGACCGGTTCGAGGCGCGGGTCAAGGTCCGCGAGGCGCTGGCCGACCAGGGCCGCATCGTCGCCGAGAAGCGGCCCTATCTGCACAGTGTCGGACACTCCGAACGCAGCGGTGAGCCGATCGAACCGCGGCTGTCGCTGCAGTGGTGGGTCAAGGTCGAGTCGCTGGCCAAGGCCGCCGGCGACGCGGTCCGCAACGGACACACCGTCATTCACCCGCCCAGCCTGGAGCCGCGATGGTTCGCGTGGGTGGACAACATGCACGACTGGTGCATCTCCCGGCAGCTGTGGTGGGGCCACCGGATCCCGATCTGGCACGGTCCCAACGGGGAAACCGTCTGCGTCGGACCGGACGAGACCCCGCCCGACGGCTGGGAGCAGGATCCCGACGTGCTCGACACCTGGTTCTCCTCGGCGTTGTGGCCGTTCTCCACCATGGGCTGGCCCGACCGGACCCCGGAGCTGGCGAAGTTCTACCCGACCACGGTGCTCGTCACCGGCTACGACATCCTGTTCTTCTGGGTGGCGCGGATGATGATGTTCGGCACCTTCGTCGCCGACGATCCCGCGCTCACGCTCGACGGACAGCGCACGGCCGACGTGCCGTTCGAGAATGTGTTCCTGCACGGGCTGATCCGCGACGAACACGGTCGCAAGATGAGCAAGTCCCGCGGCAACGGCATCGACCCGCTCGACTGGGTGGAGACCTTCGGCGCCGACGCGCTGCGCTTCACGCTCGCCCGCGGTGCCAGCCCCGGCGGTGACCTGGCGATCGGCGAGGACCACGCGCGCGCATCGCGGAACTTCGCCACGAAACTGTTCAACGCCACGCGGTTCGCGTTGATGAACGGCGCCGCCCCGGCGCCGCTTCCGGACGTCGCGGCGCTCACCGACGCCGACCGGTGGATCCTGGGCCGTCTCGAAGAGGTGCGCGCGGAGGTCGACGCCGCATTCGAGGCCTACGAGTTCAGCCGGGCGTGTGAATCGCTGTACCACTTCGCGTGGGACGAGTTCTGCGACTGGTATGTCGAGCTGGCGAAAGTCCAGTTGGGCGAGGGTGTTTCACATACAACAGCGGTGTTGGCCGCGGTTCTGGACACCCTGCTCAAACTGCTGCACCCGGTGATGCCGTTCGTCACCGAGGTGCTGTGGAAGACGCTGACCGGTGGTGCGTCGCTGGTCGTCGCCGACTGGCCGGAGCCGTCCGGCTTCGTTGCGGACGTCGCTGCGGCGCAACGCATCTCCGACACGCAGAAGCTGATCACCGAAGTGCGCCGGTTCCGCAGTGATCAGGGGCTGGCCGACCGGCAGCGGGTGCCGGCCAGGTTGTCCGACATCGGGGCGGCCCGATTGGACGAGCACGTTCCCGCGGTGCGCGCACTCGCGTGGCTGACCGAGGCCGGTGACGGATTCACCCCCTCGGCGTCGGTGGAGGTGCGGCTGTCGGCTGCGACGGTCGTGGTGGAGGTGGACACCTCCGGCACCGTCGACGTCGCCGCCGAACGCCGCCGGCTCGAGAAGGACCTCGCCGCCGCGGAGAAAGAACTCAAGGGGACGGCTGCGAAACTCGGCAACGACGCCTTCCTCGCCAAGGCGCCCGCGGAGGTGGTCGACAAGATCCGCGGCCGCCAGCAGGTGGCGCGCGAGGAGGTCGAGCGCATCACGGCTCGCCTGAGCGCGTTGCGATGAGCCGGCCCGAGCCCACCCCCGACGAGATCGCGGCGCTGCTGCAGGTCGAGCACCTGCTCGACGCCCGCTGGCCGGAAACCAAGATCGAGCCGAGCACCGCGCGGATCAGCGCGCTGCTCGAGATGCTCGGCAACCCCCAGCGCGGCTATCCGTCGATCCACATTGCGGGCACGAACGGCAAGACGTCGGTGGCCCGGATGGTCGATGCGTTGCTGACCGCGCTCAGCCGGCGCACCGGACGCACCACCAGCCCGCATCTGCAGTCGGCGGTCGAGCGCATCGCCATCGACGGCGAACCGATCTCCCCGGCCCGATATGTCGAGGTCTACCGCGAGATCGAACCGTTCGTCCTGATGGTCGACGAACGGTCCGAAGAGGCAGGCGGACCGCGGCTGAGCAAGTTCGAGGTGCTCACCGCGATGGCCTTCGCCGCATTCGCCGACGCACCCGTGGACGTCGCGGTCGTGGAGGTCGGTATGGGTGGCCGGTGGGATGCGACCAACGTGGTCAACGCCCCGGTCGCGGTGATCACGCCGATCGGCATCGACCACGCCGACTACCTCGGGGACACGATCGCCGAGATCGCGGGGGAGAAGGCGGGCATCATCACCCGCCAGCCCGACGACCTCGTCCCGACGGACACGGTCGCGGTGATCGGGCGCCAGGCACCCGAGGCCATGGAGGTGCTGCTGGCCCAGGCCGTCCGCGCGGACGCCGCGGTGGCCCGCGAGGACTCCGAATTCGCGGTGCTGTCCCGCCAGGTCGCCGTCGGCGGCCAGCTTCTCGAACTGCAGGGCCTCGGCGGTGTGTACCCGGAGATCTTCCTGCCGCTGCACGGTGAACACCAGGCCCACAACGCGATACTCGCCCTAGCCGCGGTCGAGGCGTTCTTCGGCGCGGGCGCGGAGCGCCAACTCGACATCGACGCCGTGCGGGCCGGATTCGCCGCCGCAGCCAGTCCCGGCCGGTTGGAGCGGCTGCGCAGCGCGCCGACGGTGTTCATCGACGCCGCGCACAACCCCGCGGGCGCCGCCGCGCTCGCCGATGCGCTGCAGACCGAATTCGACTTCCGTTTCCTGGTCGGGGTGGTGTCGGTGATGGGGGACAAGGACGTCGACGGCATCCTCGCGGCGCTGGAACCGGCGTTCGACCAGATCGTCGTCACCCACAACGGTTCGCCGCGCGCGCTCGACGTCGAGGCGCTCGCCGTACGCGCCGAGGAGCGTTTCGGCCCGGAACGGGTGATCCGGGCGGCCACGCTGCCGGACGCCATCGAGACGGCCACCGCGGTGGTCGAGGACTCCGGCGGCGAAGGACTCGCCGGTGCCGGGATGGTCATCACCGGGTCCGTGGTCACCGCGGGTGCCGCGAGGACCCTGTTCGGACGGGATCCGCAATGAGCGAGCAGACCCCGTCCGGTCAGCCCCAGGCGCCCGACCCGTGGCGCAGCTTCCGCGGCGTGATGGCCGGCACGCTCATCCTCGAGGCCATCGTCGTACTACTGGCGCTGCCGGTGGTGGGTTCGGTCGGTGGCGGGCTGACCGCGGCGTCGACGGGCTACCTGATCGGCTTCGCGGTCGTGCTCGTGCTGATGTCCGGGATCCAAGGGCGGCCGTGGGCGATCTGGGCCAACCTCGCAGTGCAGGTGGGCCTGATCGCGGGATGGGCCGTCTATCCCGGGGTGGGGATCATCGGCGTCATCTTCGCGGTGGTCTGGTTGATGATCGTCTACCTGCGCGCGGAGGTGTTGCGTAGGCAGAAGCGCGGACTGCTGCCGGGCCAGCAGCCGCGCGAGTAGGCCGCTAGGTGGTCACGTCGACCGCTTCGTCCGCGGCGGTGACCCGCCGGGTCGGCACCGTCGCCGCGGCCGCCAACGACAGTGCGGCGACGACGAAGCACGCGACGGTGTACCAGAGGCTGCCGATCGGATCGCCGTCGGCGGTGACACCGTCGACCGCGCCGAAGAAGGCCGGCAGCGCGGTGAGCCACAGTACGGCCATCACCGCGAGGTACACGCCGGCGTAACCGAAAATCAGTGTGGGCGACGGGTCTCGGTGTGGCCGGCCCGCGCGTAGGCGCCGCCACTGCGCGGCCAGCACCGCCGCCGAGATGACGCTCAGGACAACCAGTTCGAGCGCGTACACGACGCCGCCGACGTCGGTGCTGCCCGAGACGCCACCGGCGATGGTCGCGGGCAGCGGCAGCACGAAGGTACCGACCGACGCCAGCACACCGACCACGACCGTGCGCAGCACCAGGCTTCCCCCGGAGAAGCTGCGGCCCGCATCGACGTGGCGTCCGACGAAGAACTGCACGCAGAACGCCAGCGACGTCGGCCACAGCGCCGCGAACACCACCACGCTGGGCAACGGCACGGAGGCGAAGAACGGTTGGTTGAGCGGGTTGTCCAGAGTCCACTCCCACCACCGCAACTGCGGGCCGAGGTGGTCGAAGATCTCGTAGAACGCGTGGTGGACGAACCCGACGCACAGCGCGCCGACGAAAGTGCCGTAGCGGCGGAAAACGCCGAGCCGGCGGACGATCTCGAAGGAGACCGTCGCCATCATCGGATAGATCGCGACGATGTACAGCGGCAGTCGGCCCCACAGGAACTCCACCGTGAACACGTTGTGGGCGAACATCGTGTCGACGTGCTCGTCGATGCCGAACGCCGACGGGAAGTACAGCGGCGGTTCGATGATCAGCAGATAGGCGATCGCGCCGAACCACAGCACCAGGTTCGTGGGATCGCCGTGCCGGCGCAGGCGGTTGATCGCGTACACCAGCGTCAGCACCGCGCCGACGACGATCAGGACCTCGAGCACCGGCAGCGTCCAGTTCTCCAACCCGAACGGATTGCGGAACTCGACCAGACCGCCCGCCTCGTCGCACGAGAAGCCGAGCCGCTCAGCCAGATCGGCGAAGGTGGGGGAACACAGATCAGACATGGGCGTCGCTCTCGTTCGTCGCCGCGGTGTACCAGCGGGTGACCTCGTAACCGGCGTCGTATCGATCGAACCACTTCTGGGCCAGATCGGGCAGCGCCTCCTGCGCGGGATCGTGGCCGGGTATCTGGCTGCGCACGACACCGGTCAGGGCGGTGAGCATCTCGCGTTTGGGCAGGCGGGCGAAGGCGTTGGCGACCGGACCGTCATACGGCGCCGTCACGAGTGGAAGTCGCTGCAGCAGAGCCTTTTTCCGCGCCTGCATGCCGAA
Protein-coding sequences here:
- a CDS encoding saccharopine dehydrogenase family protein, yielding MSPAQQREFDIVVYGATGFVGKLTAEYLADHGAGARIALAGRSQDKLLEVRESLGPKATDWELITADASQPSTLNAMAARARVVITTVGPYTKYGLPLVAACAAAGTDYADLTGETMFVRDSIDHYHKQAVDTGARIVHACGFDSIPSDLTVYALHRKVAADGEGELGDTSMVVRTLAGGASGGTIASILEVLNTASTDPEARREMTDPYTLSPDRSAEPELGAQPDMRWRRGAEIAPELSGYWTAAFAMAGPNTRIVRRSNALLGYAYGRRLEYSEVMSTGRTPVAPAVAALTTAGSAAVMGLGSRYFNRLPRKLVDRVLPAPGTGPSEQTRERGHYTVETYTTTTTGARYLARMSQRGDPGYKATSVLLGECGLALALDRDKLSDLRGVLTPAAAMGDALLARFPGAGVSLETSRLA
- a CDS encoding DUF4233 domain-containing protein, which encodes MSEQTPSGQPQAPDPWRSFRGVMAGTLILEAIVVLLALPVVGSVGGGLTAASTGYLIGFAVVLVLMSGIQGRPWAIWANLAVQVGLIAGWAVYPGVGIIGVIFAVVWLMIVYLRAEVLRRQKRGLLPGQQPRE
- the folC gene encoding bifunctional tetrahydrofolate synthase/dihydrofolate synthase, whose amino-acid sequence is MSRPEPTPDEIAALLQVEHLLDARWPETKIEPSTARISALLEMLGNPQRGYPSIHIAGTNGKTSVARMVDALLTALSRRTGRTTSPHLQSAVERIAIDGEPISPARYVEVYREIEPFVLMVDERSEEAGGPRLSKFEVLTAMAFAAFADAPVDVAVVEVGMGGRWDATNVVNAPVAVITPIGIDHADYLGDTIAEIAGEKAGIITRQPDDLVPTDTVAVIGRQAPEAMEVLLAQAVRADAAVAREDSEFAVLSRQVAVGGQLLELQGLGGVYPEIFLPLHGEHQAHNAILALAAVEAFFGAGAERQLDIDAVRAGFAAAASPGRLERLRSAPTVFIDAAHNPAGAAALADALQTEFDFRFLVGVVSVMGDKDVDGILAALEPAFDQIVVTHNGSPRALDVEALAVRAEERFGPERVIRAATLPDAIETATAVVEDSGGEGLAGAGMVITGSVVTAGAARTLFGRDPQ
- a CDS encoding DUF7802 domain-containing protein; protein product: MSDLCSPTFADLAERLGFSCDEAGGLVEFRNPFGLENWTLPVLEVLIVVGAVLTLVYAINRLRRHGDPTNLVLWFGAIAYLLIIEPPLYFPSAFGIDEHVDTMFAHNVFTVEFLWGRLPLYIVAIYPMMATVSFEIVRRLGVFRRYGTFVGALCVGFVHHAFYEIFDHLGPQLRWWEWTLDNPLNQPFFASVPLPSVVVFAALWPTSLAFCVQFFVGRHVDAGRSFSGGSLVLRTVVVGVLASVGTFVLPLPATIAGGVSGSTDVGGVVYALELVVLSVISAAVLAAQWRRLRAGRPHRDPSPTLIFGYAGVYLAVMAVLWLTALPAFFGAVDGVTADGDPIGSLWYTVACFVVAALSLAAAATVPTRRVTAADEAVDVTT
- a CDS encoding valine--tRNA ligase, translating into MTATPDAHAESLPKSWDPGAVEADIYQGWVEAGYFTADPDSDKPAYSIVLPPPNVTGSLHMGHALDHTLMDALTRRKRMQGFEVLWLPGMDHAGIATQTLVEKQLAVDGKTKEDFGRELFIDKVWDWKRESGGTIGAQMRRLGDGVDWSRDRFTMDDGLSRAVRTIFKKLYDAGLIYQAERLVNWSPVLETAISDLEVKYEDVEGELVSFRYGSLDDAQPHIIVATTRVETMLGDTAIAVHPDDDRYRHLVGTSLPHPFLDRRIVIVADTHVDPEFGTGAVKVTPAHDPNDFEIGLRHSLPMPSIMDTKGRIANTDTQFDGMDRFEARVKVREALADQGRIVAEKRPYLHSVGHSERSGEPIEPRLSLQWWVKVESLAKAAGDAVRNGHTVIHPPSLEPRWFAWVDNMHDWCISRQLWWGHRIPIWHGPNGETVCVGPDETPPDGWEQDPDVLDTWFSSALWPFSTMGWPDRTPELAKFYPTTVLVTGYDILFFWVARMMMFGTFVADDPALTLDGQRTADVPFENVFLHGLIRDEHGRKMSKSRGNGIDPLDWVETFGADALRFTLARGASPGGDLAIGEDHARASRNFATKLFNATRFALMNGAAPAPLPDVAALTDADRWILGRLEEVRAEVDAAFEAYEFSRACESLYHFAWDEFCDWYVELAKVQLGEGVSHTTAVLAAVLDTLLKLLHPVMPFVTEVLWKTLTGGASLVVADWPEPSGFVADVAAAQRISDTQKLITEVRRFRSDQGLADRQRVPARLSDIGAARLDEHVPAVRALAWLTEAGDGFTPSASVEVRLSAATVVVEVDTSGTVDVAAERRRLEKDLAAAEKELKGTAAKLGNDAFLAKAPAEVVDKIRGRQQVAREEVERITARLSALR
- a CDS encoding S9 family peptidase, giving the protein MPDTVSPFAELDAYLALPRVAGLAVSPDGSRVVTTISELDDKRTAFVTAIWELDPAGRRPARRLTRGAKGERAPAFTPGGDLLFLASRPTGDSAEDGDSPPAALWRLPAQGGEAVEELTPPGGVTSVRCARAAGVAVVSAPMLVSAADLDDDKRLRALRKDNKVSAVLHSGYPVRSWDHDLGPDQPHLLDAADGRDLTPRPGGGLRDAAVDVSDDGSFLVTSWQNPSAGAALRDTLVRVEVGSGERTTVADDPGADLGHPAISPDGRMLAFTRETISTPLQAPRITLCCLHFGGEVRELTAHWDRWPTSVTWSRDGAKLIVTADDNGRGPIFLIDPDTGAVTKLTDDDHTYTDVVTAPGGVLFAIRHNYAAPPHPVRIDPDGTVTVLPTVDAPRLPGTLSEITATAPDGAAVRSWLALPDGAGENAPAPLLLWIHGGPLASWNAWHWRWNPWLMVAQGYAVLLPDPALSTGYGQDFIQRGWGAWGEAPYTDLMAATDAVTADPRIDGTRTAAMGGSFGGYMANWIAGHTDRFDAIVTHASLWALDQFGPTTDGAYWWAREMTPEMAERNSPHLFVENIATPMLVIHGDKDYRVPIGEALRLWYELLTRSRLPAADDGTGPHRFLYYPSENHWVLAPQHAKLWYQVVFAFLARHVLGRDVELPELLG